CACAAGCAGCAGAGAGTTCTCTTGCAATACCATATACACTTGCACAATCTCCACGGTTAGGAGTAAGTGCTATTTCAAAAACCACATCATCAAGACCGAAGTAAGTTGCAAATTCTTGCCCTATAGTAGCAGTTTCTGGCAACTCAATTATACCAGCATTATCTTTTTCATCTAGTAGAAGCTCAGAGGCACTGCAAAGCATTCCATTACTTTCAACAGATCTAATGACTGACTTCTTGATTTGCATCTTATTAAACGGAACTATTGCACCAACCTTAGCAAGCACAACCTTTATCCCAGCTCTTGCGTTCTCTGCACCACACACTACTTGAAATTTGTTTATTCCATCATTTACTGTGCAAACTTTTAGTTTATCAGCGTTTGGATTAGGTATTGTTGACTCTATCTCTGCTATGCAAAAATTTTTATAATGCTCTCCTATATCCTCAAACGATTCCACTTCAAACCCGATATTTGTAAGTGTTGATGCAATTTTCTCAGGACTTTCTGACGTTATAAGATATTCTTTTAGCCAATAAAAAGTAAATTTCATATTTTTGATGATTTATTGATATTTATAATTCAAATCTGCACGATTGCTACTATTGAATCGCGAATATAGCGATTTATCTAATACTTATCCCCATATTAACTAATAATTTTTGATGTAAAGTTTCCATCTAAATATAGTATTTAATTAACAGTGCTATATAAAAACACCACGATTATTACTTATGAATGGTGATGATACAATTTTTAATGAAACACGCAACAAAAACCAGTAAGTCTGCCAGTCAAAAATCGATTTGCTGCGCTATTTTGCATTTGTTGGATTTGGTATAATTTATCCTATACTTCTAAATACGTACTTAACAGAATTCTACTTTTCTGTTGATATTTATTGTTTAGTGCTTTCATCTTTCTTTTGATCATCAGATTCATTGCTTGCAATATTCTCAGTATTAGCAATACCAGCACCGCTATTAATTGAAGCACTTATCATGTTTGCACCCTTAAAATTTGCATTATCAAGATTTGAGTTCGTTATTACCGCTCCTTCCAAATCAGCATAAGAAAAATTACAAAATGCAAGATATGTATTATTAATCTTCATATTTTGCATATTCGCTTCTACAAACAGCACTGTGTGTGCAATTCCAGAATTCAATATTACATTAGAAAGATTTGCTCTACTCGCATCTGCTCTAGATAGACTTACAAGCATTAAATTTGCATTACTTAAATCCGAATATTTCAAAAAAGCATCAGAGAGCTTTCCCCTTTTAAAACTAACATTTTGCAACTTAGCATAGCTAAAATCAGTAGCTTCTGCATATACATCGTCCATTATAGCACCATTAAAAATACCATATCGAAAAACTGCACCAAATAATATAGCCTTTCTTAAATCCGCGTTAGTAAAATTAGTATTTTTAGCACTTACAGTTTCTAAATTTGCATTAATCCATTTAACATCTATCATAGAAGCACCATCAAGTATGGCACTCTTCATATCAACACTGAGACCCAAACTATTATCAAACTTTGTACCTTTGAAGCTGCTACGCGTAAAGCTAGCAAATTGAATATTAGCTCCAGAAAAATCTGTATTATTGAATGATGCAAACTCCGCCTTCACAACCGACAAATCAG
This region of Candidatus Lariskella endosymbiont of Epinotia ramella genomic DNA includes:
- a CDS encoding pentapeptide repeat-containing protein — translated: MSFASEVAQDNVTQNLQNQAQQLQVENNDSNIKEQVIVTRKDVELYLQKNSKKQQVSNLAEDLSTDLSGLDLSGLDFTGMQAFGVKFDNCKLENTIFENAYLEESSFKGVNAKDANFRGANFAVADFSNASLYGADMHKAYADSAVFTGADLSVVKAEFASFNNTDFSGANIQFASFTRSSFKGTKFDNSLGLSVDMKSAILDGASMIDVKWINANLETVSAKNTNFTNADLRKAILFGAVFRYGIFNGAIMDDVYAEATDFSYAKLQNVSFKRGKLSDAFLKYSDLSNANLMLVSLSRADASRANLSNVILNSGIAHTVLFVEANMQNMKINNTYLAFCNFSYADLEGAVITNSNLDNANFKGANMISASINSGAGIANTENIASNESDDQKKDESTKQ